In the Metabacillus endolithicus genome, one interval contains:
- a CDS encoding DDE-type integrase/transposase/recombinase — protein MPHQKLTTDTSEFKYYTTDSNGKLIIKKAYLDPFLNMYNGEILTFRFSERPDTQAIMAALEEAIEITKDCPYRTTIHSDQGWAYQMKRYVKKLKDNGIYQSMSRKGNCLDYSPMENYFGIMKLKM, from the coding sequence ATTCCACATCAGAAATTAACGACTGATACATCTGAATTTAAATACTACACGACCGATTCTAATGGGAAGTTAATCATTAAGAAGGCTTATTTAGATCCGTTTCTAAATATGTATAATGGTGAAATTCTAACCTTTCGATTCTCAGAGAGACCGGACACTCAAGCAATAATGGCTGCTTTAGAGGAAGCAATTGAAATAACAAAAGATTGCCCCTATCGAACTACAATACACTCTGATCAAGGCTGGGCTTATCAAATGAAAAGGTATGTAAAGAAACTAAAAGATAATGGTATCTATCAAAGTATGTCCCGAAAAGGAAACTGTCTGGATTATTCACCAATGGAGAATTACTTCGGGATAATGAAACTGAAAATGTAA